One window from the genome of Enterobacteriaceae bacterium Kacie_13 encodes:
- the lysC gene encoding lysine-sensitive aspartokinase 3 — MNHAASRNATVQPLGNVIVAKFGGTSVADFDAMNRSADIVLARPEVRLVVLSASAGVTNLLVELATGKETERRVFLLDEIRRIQNAIIDRLDNPTVIREEVGRMLENIAMLSEAASLATSTALTDELVSHGELMSTLLFVEVIRQRNLPVEWFDVRKVMRTNDHFGRAEPDTQALTDLTLSQLQPRLQDALVITQGFIGSEGKGRTTTLGRGGSDYTAALLGEALGAVRVDIWTDVPGIYTTDPRLVPAAKRIDRIAFEEAAEMATFGAKVLHPATLLPAVRRGIPVFVGSSKDPSGGGTLVCDTSDNPPLFRAIALRRRQTLVTLHSLSMLHSRGFLADVFGILARHNISVDLITTSEVSVALTLDTTGSTSSDASLLTTSLLTELSSLCRVEVEENLALIAIIGNKLSQACGVGKEVFGVLDPFNIRMICYGASSYNLCFLVPGSDADQVVKTLHRNLFEQ; from the coding sequence ATGAATCACGCAGCATCCCGCAACGCCACTGTGCAGCCTTTGGGCAACGTTATCGTCGCCAAATTCGGCGGCACCAGCGTGGCAGATTTCGACGCGATGAACCGCAGCGCAGACATCGTTCTTGCGCGCCCGGAAGTTCGTCTGGTCGTTCTCTCCGCCTCTGCGGGCGTCACAAATTTATTAGTCGAGCTGGCCACGGGGAAAGAAACCGAACGCCGCGTATTCCTGCTTGATGAAATCCGCCGCATCCAGAATGCCATTATTGACCGCCTCGATAATCCGACGGTGATCCGCGAAGAAGTGGGTCGCATGCTGGAAAATATCGCCATGCTGTCGGAAGCCGCCAGCCTCGCGACATCCACTGCGCTGACCGACGAACTGGTCAGTCACGGCGAACTGATGTCCACCCTGCTGTTTGTTGAAGTCATCCGCCAGCGCAACCTGCCTGTGGAATGGTTCGACGTGCGTAAAGTCATGCGCACCAACGACCACTTTGGTCGCGCAGAGCCTGACACACAGGCGCTGACCGACCTGACACTTTCACAACTGCAACCGCGTTTGCAGGATGCGCTGGTGATCACTCAGGGCTTTATCGGCTCAGAAGGTAAAGGCCGTACCACCACGCTTGGTCGTGGCGGCAGTGACTACACGGCGGCGTTGCTGGGTGAAGCGCTGGGCGCGGTGCGAGTGGATATCTGGACGGACGTACCGGGCATTTACACCACCGATCCGCGTCTGGTACCGGCGGCGAAACGTATTGACCGTATCGCGTTTGAGGAAGCGGCTGAAATGGCAACATTCGGTGCCAAAGTTCTGCATCCGGCTACGCTGCTGCCTGCGGTACGTCGCGGCATTCCGGTATTTGTTGGCTCCAGCAAAGACCCGTCGGGCGGCGGCACGTTAGTGTGCGATACCAGCGATAACCCGCCGCTGTTCCGCGCGATTGCCCTGCGCCGCAGACAAACGCTGGTCACGCTGCACAGCCTGAGCATGCTGCATTCACGCGGTTTCCTCGCCGACGTGTTTGGTATTCTGGCCCGCCACAATATTTCTGTCGATTTGATCACCACGTCCGAAGTCAGCGTGGCGCTGACGCTGGACACCACCGGTTCCACCTCGTCAGACGCCAGCCTGCTGACCACGTCACTGCTGACCGAACTGTCGTCACTGTGCCGCGTGGAAGTAGAAGAGAATCTGGCGCTGATCGCCATCATAGGCAACAAGCTGTCGCAGGCCTGCGGCGTTGGTAAAGAAGTTTTCGGCGTGCTGGATCCGTTCAACATCCGCATGATTTGCTACGGCGCAAGCAGCTACAACCTGTGCTTCCTGGTGCCGGGCAGCGATGCCGATCAGGTCGTTAAAACACTACACCGCAACCTATTCGAACAATAA
- a CDS encoding glucose-6-phosphate isomerase, whose translation MKNINPTQTAAWQALQQHFDTMKDVQISHLFAEDGDRFSKFSATFEDQMLVDFSKNRITSETLDKLQALAKETDLQGAIKSMFSGEKINRTEDRAVLHVALRNRSNTPIVVDGKDVMPEVNAVLAKIKGFTERVIGGDWKGYTGKAITDIVNIGIGGSDLGPFMVTEALRPYKNHLNMHFVSNVDGTHIAEALKDLSPETTLFLVASKTFTTQETMTNAHSARDWFLKTAGDEKHVAKHFAALSTNGKAVGEFGIDTDNMFEFWDWVGGRYSLWSAIGLSIALSVGFENFEQLLSGAHAMDNHFAKTPAEKNLPVLLALIGIWYNDFYGTETEAILPYDQYMHRFAAYFQQGNMESNGKFVDRNGNPVDYQTGPIIWGEPGTNGQHAFYQLIHQGTKIIPCDFIAPAISHNPLSDHHAKLLSNFFAQTEALAFGKSLDVVEKEFAEQGKKPEDVKHVAPFKVFEGNRPTNSILLREITPYSLGALIAMYEHKIFTQGVILNIYTFDQWGVELGKQLANRILPELEGSEDVKGHDSSTNGLINRFKNWRA comes from the coding sequence ATGAAAAATATCAATCCAACTCAGACCGCTGCCTGGCAAGCGCTGCAGCAGCATTTCGACACGATGAAAGATGTGCAGATTAGCCATCTGTTTGCTGAAGATGGTGATCGTTTCTCCAAGTTCTCTGCCACGTTTGAAGACCAGATGCTGGTCGATTTCTCCAAAAACCGCATCACATCAGAAACTCTGGACAAGCTGCAGGCTCTGGCAAAAGAGACCGATCTTCAGGGTGCAATCAAATCGATGTTCTCTGGTGAGAAGATCAACCGTACCGAAGACCGCGCCGTTCTGCACGTTGCCCTGCGTAACCGCAGCAACACGCCGATTGTGGTCGATGGCAAAGATGTGATGCCGGAAGTCAACGCGGTTCTGGCGAAGATTAAAGGCTTCACCGAGCGCGTTATCGGTGGTGACTGGAAGGGTTATACCGGCAAAGCGATCACTGACATCGTCAACATCGGTATCGGCGGTTCAGACCTCGGCCCGTTCATGGTGACCGAAGCGTTACGTCCGTACAAAAACCATCTGAATATGCATTTCGTCTCCAACGTTGATGGCACGCATATCGCTGAAGCGCTGAAAGACCTGTCGCCGGAAACCACGCTGTTCCTGGTTGCATCAAAAACATTCACTACGCAAGAAACCATGACCAACGCCCACAGCGCGCGCGACTGGTTCCTGAAAACTGCAGGCGATGAAAAACACGTGGCAAAACACTTCGCTGCGCTGTCTACCAACGGTAAAGCGGTCGGTGAGTTTGGTATCGACACGGACAACATGTTCGAGTTCTGGGACTGGGTCGGTGGCCGTTACTCTCTGTGGTCCGCGATCGGCCTGTCAATCGCCCTGTCAGTTGGTTTTGAGAACTTCGAGCAACTGCTGAGCGGCGCACACGCGATGGATAACCATTTCGCGAAGACCCCGGCTGAGAAAAACCTGCCGGTTCTGCTGGCGCTGATCGGTATCTGGTACAACGATTTCTACGGCACTGAAACCGAAGCGATCTTGCCATACGATCAGTATATGCACCGTTTTGCTGCCTACTTCCAGCAAGGCAACATGGAATCCAACGGTAAATTCGTTGACCGTAACGGCAATCCAGTGGATTACCAGACTGGCCCGATCATCTGGGGCGAGCCGGGTACCAACGGTCAGCATGCGTTCTACCAGCTGATTCATCAGGGAACCAAAATCATCCCTTGTGACTTCATTGCGCCGGCTATCAGCCATAACCCGCTGAGCGATCATCACGCGAAACTGCTGTCTAACTTCTTCGCCCAGACGGAAGCACTGGCGTTCGGTAAATCTCTGGACGTGGTCGAGAAAGAATTCGCTGAACAGGGTAAAAAACCGGAAGACGTAAAACACGTTGCACCGTTCAAAGTGTTCGAAGGTAACCGTCCGACCAACTCCATCCTGCTGCGTGAAATCACGCCTTACAGCCTGGGTGCGCTGATCGCGATGTACGAGCACAAAATCTTTACCCAGGGCGTTATCCTGAATATCTATACCTTCGATCAATGGGGCGTAGAACTCGGCAAACAGCTGGCAAACCGTATCCTGCCAGAGCTCGAAGGCAGCGAAGATGTGAAAGGTCACGACAGCTCAACAAATGGTCTGATTAATCGCTTTAAAAACTGGCGAGCATAA
- the psiE gene encoding phosphate-starvation-inducible protein PsiE gives MAGSKRATMISVIMQRILNVFLLGLAAILMIFIGRETYHLAMVLFVNNDQSSSYLLIEGIVIYFLYFEFIALIIKYFSSGYHFPLRYFIYIGITAIIRLIIVDHKSPYDTLVYACAILVLVVTLFLANSERLRRE, from the coding sequence ATGGCAGGATCAAAACGTGCAACGATGATTTCGGTCATCATGCAGCGAATTTTGAATGTTTTTCTATTGGGGCTGGCCGCGATTCTGATGATTTTTATCGGGCGCGAGACCTATCATTTAGCAATGGTTCTTTTCGTTAACAACGATCAGTCTTCATCGTATCTTCTGATAGAGGGAATTGTGATTTACTTCCTCTATTTCGAATTTATCGCGCTGATCATCAAGTATTTTTCGTCGGGATATCACTTCCCGCTGCGCTATTTTATTTATATCGGCATCACAGCGATTATTCGACTGATTATCGTCGATCATAAAAGCCCTTATGACACACTGGTATACGCCTGTGCGATCCTCGTTCTGGTCGTAACGCTCTTCCTGGCTAACAGCGAACGTCTGCGCCGCGAGTAA
- the ubiC gene encoding chorismate lyase, with translation MSDSRSPAQPPIHWFNDPTNVPADVADWLMEMGSMTRRFEKQGVTVTVKPQNEYFVSRAELGESEAQQLPESARYWVREIVLFGDAEPWLLGRTVIPEETLTGPDMALVDLGTLPLGRYLFSGNNLTRDYIHLGQLQSEQGDLWARRSRLRLSDKPLLLTEIFLPDSPVHRPEGKVSGT, from the coding sequence ATGTCTGATTCCCGTTCCCCTGCACAACCCCCGATTCACTGGTTTAACGATCCAACAAACGTTCCTGCGGACGTAGCTGACTGGCTGATGGAAATGGGATCCATGACCCGTCGCTTTGAAAAACAGGGTGTTACTGTCACCGTTAAACCTCAAAACGAATACTTTGTCAGCCGCGCCGAGCTGGGTGAGAGTGAAGCGCAGCAGTTGCCAGAAAGCGCCCGCTATTGGGTGCGTGAAATCGTGCTGTTTGGTGATGCCGAGCCATGGTTGCTTGGGCGTACTGTCATTCCCGAAGAGACCCTGACCGGGCCTGACATGGCGCTGGTGGATCTGGGTACCTTACCGCTTGGTCGCTACCTGTTTAGCGGTAATAATCTGACTCGCGATTACATTCATCTCGGGCAGCTGCAAAGTGAGCAGGGGGACTTATGGGCGCGTCGTTCGCGTCTGCGCCTTTCTGATAAACCACTGCTGCTGACGGAAATTTTCCTGCCAGATTCACCGGTTCACCGCCCAGAGGGCAAAGTGAGCGGGACATGA
- a CDS encoding 4-hydroxybenzoate octaprenyltransferase yields the protein MSQTNPQGEQRVSGSMTQGTWRDYCRLMRIDKPIGSLLLLWPTLWALWLAGGGMPSVKILVVFVLGVFFMRAAGCVVNDYADRKIDGHVKRTANRPLPSGAVSGKQAKMLFAGLVLVSFLLVLTLNRMTILLSLAALALAWIYPFMKRVSHLPQFVLGAAFGWAIPMAYAAVSEAVPLSCWLLFVANICWTVAYDTQYAMVDRDDDLKIGVKSTAILFGRFDTLIIGLLQLATLALMAIVGHLSQLGAPFYWSLLLAAALFVHQQKLIAKRERDACFLAFRQNNYVGLVLFLGILMSLTAFSF from the coding sequence ATGAGTCAGACCAATCCACAAGGAGAACAGAGAGTGTCGGGAAGTATGACTCAGGGCACCTGGCGTGATTATTGCCGCCTGATGCGCATTGATAAACCTATCGGCTCGTTGTTGTTACTGTGGCCGACGCTATGGGCGCTTTGGCTGGCCGGTGGGGGCATGCCTTCTGTCAAAATTTTAGTGGTGTTTGTGCTGGGCGTATTCTTTATGCGCGCTGCCGGTTGCGTGGTAAATGATTACGCCGACCGCAAAATAGACGGGCACGTTAAACGCACCGCCAACCGCCCGCTGCCGAGCGGAGCGGTCAGCGGTAAGCAGGCTAAAATGCTGTTTGCCGGGCTGGTGCTGGTGTCGTTCCTGCTGGTGCTGACGCTCAACCGCATGACGATTTTACTCTCGCTTGCTGCGCTGGCGCTGGCGTGGATTTACCCTTTTATGAAACGCGTCAGCCATCTGCCGCAGTTCGTACTGGGCGCCGCGTTTGGCTGGGCGATCCCGATGGCTTACGCCGCCGTCAGTGAAGCTGTTCCGCTGAGCTGCTGGTTATTATTTGTGGCGAATATCTGCTGGACGGTGGCTTACGATACGCAATATGCGATGGTTGATCGCGATGACGATTTAAAGATTGGCGTAAAATCGACGGCCATTTTGTTTGGCCGTTTCGACACGCTGATCATTGGCCTGTTGCAACTGGCAACGCTGGCACTGATGGCGATTGTCGGGCATCTTTCACAGCTGGGTGCACCATTCTACTGGTCGCTGTTGCTGGCCGCCGCGCTGTTTGTGCACCAGCAAAAATTGATCGCAAAGCGCGAACGTGACGCCTGTTTCCTGGCTTTTCGTCAGAATAACTATGTCGGGCTGGTGTTGTTCCTTGGCATTCTGATGAGCCTGACAGCATTTAGTTTCTAA
- the plsB gene encoding glycerol-3-phosphate 1-O-acyltransferase PlsB — MSGWRRLYYTLLNLPLSLLVKSKVIPTDPVTELHLDPTRPILYVLPYNSKADLLTLRAQCLAQNLPDPLIPLDIDGTLLPSHVFIAEGPRVFSYYTPKQESVKLFHDYLDLHRNNPDLDIQMLPVSVMFGRAPGREGQDTPHLRVLNGIQKFFAVLWLGRDSFVRFSNTVSLRYMATEHGTDKTIAQKLARVARMHFSRLRLAAVGPRLPARQDLFNKLLASKAIEKAIEDEARSKKISHEKAQQNAIALMEEIAANFSYEAVRLSDRVLSWTWNRLYKGINVNNAERVRQLAQDGQEIVYVPCHRSHMDYLLLSYVLYHQGLVPPHIAAGINLNFWPAGPIFRRLGAFFIRRTFKGNKLYSTVFREYLGELFSRGYSVEYFVEGGRSRTGRLLEPKTGTLAMTIQAMLRGGSRPITLVPIYIGYEHVMEVGTYAKELRGATKEKESLTQMLNGLRKLRNLGQGYVNFGEPLHLTTYLNQNVPTWREAIDPIEAQRPSWLTPTVQDLAEQIMVRINNSAAANAMNLCCTALLASRQRSLTREQLTEQIDCYLQLLRNVPYNADSTVPDLTADQLLDHALNMNKFQVEKDNIGDIIVLPREQAVLMTYYRNNIHHMLVLPSLISSIVMHHHLVTREELLRQVELIYPMLKAELFMHFDKADLPQVLDVLTLELARQQIIHLEDDELSLNPARIRTLQLLAAGVRETLQRYAITFSLLTTNPSINRGALEKESRIMAQRLSVLHGINAPEFFDKAVFSTLVGTLRAEGYINDIGDAIQEQTREIYNMLSDLMTPDIKLTIESAGMPSELPQPTEPPAEPKMDVRDTDH, encoded by the coding sequence ATGTCAGGTTGGCGTAGACTTTATTACACATTATTGAATTTACCGCTTTCATTGCTGGTAAAGAGCAAAGTCATACCTACAGATCCGGTGACCGAGTTGCACTTAGACCCGACGCGCCCGATCCTGTACGTATTGCCTTATAACTCCAAAGCAGATTTGCTGACCCTGCGTGCGCAGTGCCTTGCCCAGAATCTGCCCGACCCTCTGATCCCGCTGGATATCGACGGCACGCTGCTGCCCAGCCATGTGTTTATCGCTGAAGGCCCGCGCGTGTTCTCGTATTACACGCCGAAGCAGGAATCCGTAAAACTGTTCCACGACTATCTGGATTTGCACCGCAATAACCCGGATTTAGACATTCAGATGTTGCCGGTTTCGGTGATGTTCGGACGTGCGCCGGGCCGTGAAGGTCAGGATACGCCACATCTGCGCGTGCTGAACGGCATTCAGAAATTCTTCGCCGTGCTGTGGCTCGGCCGTGACAGTTTTGTGCGCTTCTCCAATACCGTTTCGCTGCGCTACATGGCGACAGAGCACGGTACGGATAAAACTATCGCGCAAAAGCTTGCCCGCGTGGCGCGAATGCATTTCTCCCGCCTGCGTCTGGCAGCAGTTGGCCCGCGCCTTCCAGCCCGTCAGGACTTATTCAATAAGCTGCTGGCTTCAAAAGCCATCGAAAAAGCCATTGAAGATGAAGCGCGCAGCAAAAAGATTTCCCACGAAAAAGCCCAGCAAAACGCTATCGCGCTGATGGAAGAGATTGCAGCGAACTTCTCTTATGAAGCTGTGCGCCTGTCCGACCGCGTATTGAGCTGGACGTGGAACCGCCTGTATAAAGGCATCAACGTCAATAACGCCGAGCGTGTGCGCCAGCTGGCACAGGACGGTCAGGAAATTGTTTATGTGCCCTGCCACCGCAGCCACATGGACTATCTGCTGCTTTCTTACGTGCTCTATCATCAGGGGCTCGTGCCACCGCACATTGCCGCCGGTATCAATTTGAATTTCTGGCCAGCCGGCCCGATTTTCCGCCGTCTGGGTGCGTTCTTTATCCGTCGTACCTTTAAAGGCAACAAACTTTATTCGACCGTTTTCCGCGAGTATCTGGGCGAACTGTTCAGCCGCGGTTATTCGGTAGAATACTTTGTCGAAGGTGGTCGCTCGCGAACCGGGCGTTTGCTGGAGCCGAAAACCGGCACGCTGGCGATGACTATTCAGGCCATGCTGCGCGGAGGTTCCCGCCCTATTACGCTGGTGCCGATTTATATCGGCTACGAACACGTGATGGAAGTGGGCACTTACGCGAAAGAGTTACGCGGCGCGACCAAAGAGAAAGAGAGCCTGACTCAGATGCTCAACGGCCTGCGTAAACTGCGCAACCTCGGCCAGGGCTATGTGAATTTCGGTGAACCTCTGCATCTGACCACTTATCTGAACCAAAACGTGCCGACGTGGCGTGAGGCGATCGACCCTATCGAAGCCCAGCGTCCGAGCTGGCTGACGCCGACGGTGCAGGATCTGGCTGAGCAGATTATGGTGCGCATCAACAATTCAGCGGCGGCCAACGCCATGAACCTGTGCTGTACCGCGCTGCTGGCCTCCCGTCAGCGCTCACTGACCCGAGAACAGTTGACTGAACAAATTGATTGCTACCTGCAATTGCTGCGCAATGTGCCGTACAACGCCGACTCCACCGTGCCCGATCTGACCGCCGATCAGCTACTTGATCACGCGCTGAACATGAACAAGTTCCAGGTCGAAAAAGATAATATCGGTGACATTATCGTTCTGCCGCGCGAACAAGCTGTGCTGATGACGTACTACCGTAATAACATTCATCATATGCTGGTGTTGCCGTCGCTGATTTCAAGCATCGTTATGCACCACCATCTGGTCACCCGCGAGGAATTGCTGCGTCAGGTTGAGCTGATTTATCCGATGCTGAAAGCCGAACTGTTCATGCATTTCGATAAAGCCGATCTGCCACAGGTGCTGGATGTTCTGACGCTGGAACTGGCGCGTCAGCAGATTATTCATCTGGAAGATGATGAGTTATCGCTGAACCCCGCACGTATTCGCACGCTGCAACTGCTGGCGGCCGGCGTACGTGAAACACTGCAACGCTACGCGATCACCTTCTCCTTGCTCACGACAAATCCAAGCATCAACCGTGGTGCGCTGGAAAAAGAGAGCCGGATTATGGCGCAGCGTCTGTCGGTGCTGCACGGTATCAATGCCCCTGAGTTCTTCGATAAAGCGGTGTTCTCAACGCTGGTCGGCACGCTGCGCGCAGAGGGTTATATCAACGATATCGGTGATGCGATTCAGGAACAAACGCGTGAGATTTACAACATGCTCAGCGACCTGATGACGCCAGACATCAAACTCACTATCGAAAGCGCCGGTATGCCTTCTGAACTGCCGCAGCCGACTGAACCGCCGGCTGAGCCTAAGATGGATGTGCGCGATACCGATCATTAA
- a CDS encoding diacylglycerol kinase (catalyzes the phosphorylation of diacylglycerol to form diacylglycerol phosphate), whose translation MANQVTGFTRIYKAAGYSWKGLKAAWQNEAAFRQEASAAIPLILLSFWVDVSSIERILLIGSVVLVCVVELLNSAVECAIDRIGPEFHVLSGRAKDIGSAAVLLTIILAIFVWVSIFWPRWF comes from the coding sequence ATGGCGAACCAAGTCACTGGATTTACCCGAATTTATAAAGCAGCCGGATACTCATGGAAAGGGCTGAAAGCGGCATGGCAAAATGAAGCGGCCTTTCGTCAGGAAGCCAGTGCGGCTATCCCCTTAATTTTGCTCTCTTTCTGGGTCGATGTGAGCAGCATCGAACGCATCCTGTTAATTGGTTCCGTGGTCCTGGTTTGCGTGGTGGAACTGCTCAACAGCGCCGTGGAATGCGCTATCGACCGCATAGGTCCTGAGTTCCACGTGCTTTCCGGGCGTGCCAAAGATATCGGGTCTGCTGCCGTGCTGTTGACCATCATATTGGCGATTTTTGTCTGGGTCAGCATCTTTTGGCCGCGATGGTTCTGA
- the lexA gene encoding repressor LexA encodes MKALTTRQQEVYDLIRDHISTTGMPPTRAEIAARLGFRSPNAAEEHLKALARKGVIEIVSGASRGIRLLMEEEEGLPLIGRVAAGEPLLAQQHIEGHYQVDPAMFKPSADFLLRVSGMSMRDIGILDGDLLAVHKTQDVRNGQVVVARIDDEVTVKRLKKQGTVIHLLPENSEFQPIVVDLREQNFSIEGLAVGVIRNGDWI; translated from the coding sequence ATGAAAGCTTTAACGACCAGACAACAAGAGGTCTATGACCTGATTCGCGATCATATCTCCACTACGGGTATGCCACCAACCCGCGCGGAGATTGCCGCTCGTCTTGGGTTCCGTTCCCCGAATGCTGCGGAAGAACACCTGAAAGCTCTGGCGCGCAAAGGCGTCATTGAGATTGTTTCCGGGGCTTCGCGCGGTATCCGTCTGCTGATGGAAGAAGAAGAAGGTTTACCGCTGATTGGCCGTGTGGCCGCGGGTGAACCTTTGCTGGCTCAGCAGCATATCGAAGGACACTATCAGGTGGATCCGGCGATGTTTAAACCGAGTGCCGATTTCCTTCTGCGTGTCAGCGGTATGTCGATGCGTGATATCGGTATTTTGGACGGCGATCTGCTGGCCGTTCATAAAACGCAGGACGTGCGTAATGGTCAGGTTGTCGTCGCGCGTATCGATGATGAAGTGACGGTAAAACGCCTGAAAAAACAGGGTACCGTTATCCATTTACTGCCGGAAAACAGTGAGTTTCAACCTATTGTTGTCGACCTGCGTGAACAGAACTTCAGCATTGAAGGCTTAGCCGTCGGTGTTATCCGCAACGGCGACTGGATTTAA